From the Mangifera indica cultivar Alphonso chromosome 10, CATAS_Mindica_2.1, whole genome shotgun sequence genome, one window contains:
- the LOC123227675 gene encoding 40S ribosomal protein S15a-1-like — translation MVRVSVLNDALKSMYNAEKRGKRQVMIRPSSKVIIKFLLVMQKHGYIGEFEYVDDHRAGKIVVELNGRLNKCGVISPRFDVGVKEIEGWTARLLPSRQFGYIVLTTSAGIMDHEEARRKNVGGKVLGFFY, via the exons ATGGTGAGAGTCAGTGTTCTGAATGATGCTCTTAAGAGCATGTATAATGCTGAGAAAAGGGGAAAGCGTCAGGTCATGATCAGACCATCCTCCAAAGTTATCATTAAGTTTCTTCTGGTTATGCAGAAGCATG GTTACATTGGAGAATTTGAATATGTTGATGATCATAGAGCTGGCAAGATTGTTGTTGAACTGAATGGGAGGCTGAACAAGTGTGGTGTTATCAGTCCTCGTTTTGATGTTGGTGTCAAAGAGATTGAAGGTTGGACTGCCAGGTTGCTTCCATCAAGACAG TTTGGTTACATTGTGCTGACAACTTCTGCTGGCATCATGGACCATGAAGAGGCCAGAAGGAAGAATGTTGGTGGTAAAGTGCTTGGTTTCTTTTACTAG
- the LOC123226892 gene encoding actin-depolymerizing factor 2-like, with protein MANAASGMAVHDDCKLKFLELKAKRTYRFIVFKIEEKQKQVIVEKLGEPTDSYENFTASLPADECRYAIYDFDFVTEENCQKSKIVFIAWSPDTSKVRSKMIYASSKDRFKRELDGIQIELQATDPTEMGLDVIRSRSN; from the exons ATG GCAAATGCAGCATCAGGGATGGCTGTGCATGATGATTGCAAGCTGAAATTCTTAGAATTGAAAGCCAAAAGAACTTACCGCTTCATAGTGTTCAAGATTGAGGAGAAGCAGAAGCAAGTAATTGTGGAGAAGCTTGGTGAACCCACTGatagttatgaaaattttactGCCAGCCTTCCTGCTGATGAGTGTCGGTATGCTATCTATGACTTTGATTTTGTCACAGAAGAAAACTGCCAGAAGAGCAAGATTGTTTTCATTGCATG GTCTCCTGACACATCAAAAGTGAGAAGTAAGATGATTTATGCAAGCTCCAAGGACAGGTTTAAGAGAGAATTGGATGGTATTCAGATTGAGTTGCAGGCTACTGATCCTACTGAGATGGGTCTTGATGTCATTAGAAGCCGATCTAATTGA
- the LOC123228196 gene encoding transcription factor bHLH111-like, with product MRNALFSSMSSQPYNLGNNEVQMPHWDVSMLQVDSIITNIHRNGFSVDSRLYKDDNQLRDGGFSVSCQSSIGYQQGFQSISTSFDNISQQSPLLSRKRTLPPFEASQQNRLLPQQGINDLVCNNNTALTLCRKTNKKKKVNKSCEEKWHHHPDNNASTEQRLQVPVRRSQKLSDKITTLQKLVSPYGKTDTASVLQEASLYIKLLQEQIQNMFQMLSSSYSNVKVLHSKEMTLRSRGLCLVPISFTHKVTEDDLVDPQILSRN from the exons ATGAGGAATGCCCTTTTTTCATCAATGTCTTCACAGCCTTACAACTTgg GAAACAATGAAGTTCAGATGCCACATTGGGACGTCTCTATGCTGCAGGTTGACAGTATCAT AACAAATATCCATAGGAATGGCTTTTCTGTGGATTCCAGATTATACAAAGATGACAACCAGCTGAGAGATGGTGGCTTTTCTGTTTCTTGTCAATCCTCCATTGGCTATCAACAAG GTTTTCAGTCTATTTCCACCAGCTTTGACAACATTTCTCAGCAGTCACCGTTGCTTAGTCGGAAGCGTACACTTCCCCCATTTGAAGCG TCCCAGCAAAATAGGCTACTGCCACAGCAAGGAATCAATGATCTTGTTTGCAACAACAACACAGCTTTGACTCTGTGCAGAAAGActaacaagaagaagaaagtgaacaAATCCTGTGAAGAAAAATGGCATCATCATCCAGACAACAATGCATCAACTGAGCAAAGg TTGCAGGTGCCAGTAAGGAGAAGCCAAAAActaagtgacaagatcacaacTCTTCAAAAACTGGTTTCCCCATATGGCAAG ACTGATACAGCATCAGTTCTCCAAGAGGCTTCACTTTACATCAAACTTTTGCAAGAGCAAATTCAG AACATGTTTCAGATGCTTAGTAGCTCATACAGCAATGTCAAAGTTCTTCATTCAAAG GAAATGACCCTGAGAAGCAGAGGGCTATGTTTGGTTCCAATATCATTTACACATAAAGTAACAGAGGATGATCTGGTTGATCCACAGATTTTATCAAGAAATTAA
- the LOC123227794 gene encoding elongator complex protein 1 isoform X2, with translation MGAVLEWMPSGAKIAAVYDRKVENKCPSIVFFERNGLERSSFSINEQIDATVEILKWNCSSDLLAAVIRCGNYDFVKIWFFSNNHWYLKHEVRYLRQAGVRFMWHPTKPLQLICWTLDGQITICDFIWTTAVMENSIALVIDGSKILVTPLSLSLIPPPMCLFSLTFPSAVCEMAFYTNSSKNCLAASLSDGCLCVVELPSSDMWEEMDGKEFCVEASISDIAFGSFIHLIWLDSHILLSISPNGFRHCSSSFQAASSEGALHGFYIQEITLECSENQAPGLITCSGWHAKISYQNSLEGFVIGIAPNPAKRCSAFVQFDGGKIVEYTSKVGLTRDTVKHDDINFSSSCPWMSAVLVGSDGPLKPLLFGLDDVGRLQASGKIICYNCSSFSFYSKLGDQVISHLILATKQDLLFIVDISHILCGELELKYENFMHVANRRKEEESISFINIWERGAKIVGVLHGDEAAVILQTTRGNLECIYPRKLVLSSIVNALIQCRFRDALVMVRRHRIDFNVIVDHCGWQEFLQSASEFVKQVKNLSHITDFVCAIKKENIIQTLYKKFEFLSVQCHEESKDVQANFRDSDANKVSSVLLAIRKALEEQVPESPARELCILTTLARSDPPALEEALERIKVIRETELLGSNDPRRASYPSAEEALKHLLWLSDPGAVYEAALGLYDLNLAAIVALNSQRDPKEFLPFLQGLERMPALLMRYNIDLSLHRFENALKHLVSLGDAYYADSLNLMKKYPQLFPLGLQLITNPVKRGQVLEVWADHLSDEKCFEDAATTYLCCTSLEKAMKAYRACGNWSGVLTVAGLLKLGKEEVVQLAHELCEEFQALGKPGEAAKIALEYCQDVNSGINLLISARDWEEALRVAFMHTREDLISEVKNASLDCANTMICEYKEGLEKVGKYLARYLAVRQRRLLLAAKLQAEDRTVHDLDDDTASETSSAVSGMSVYTTGTRKGSAASTTSTAASRARDARRQRNRGKIRPGSPGEELALVDHLMGMSLTDGAKNELRSLLVSLVMLGEEETARKLQCTAENFQLSQMAAHKLAEDTVSSDIVNEQAHNLERYIKLVRSELKSSEAFSWQSKVFRSP, from the exons ATGGGAGCAGTTTTAGAATGGATGCCCAGTGGAGCAAAAATTGCAGCTGTTTATGACAGAAAAGTGGAAAATAAATGCCCTTCTATAGTTTTCTTTGAGAGGAATGGGTTAGAAAGAAGTTCCTTCAGCATTAACGAGCAAATAGATGCAACTGTAGAAATTTTGAAGTGGAATTGCAGCTCAGATCTTCTTGCAGCTGTTATCAGGTGTGGGAATTATGACTTTGTTAAGATCTGGTTTTTCAGCAACAATCACTGGTATTTAAAGCATGAAGTTAGATACTTGAGGCAGGCTGGCGTGAGGTTCATGTGGCATCCAACAAAGCCATTGCAGTTGATATGTTGGACTCTTGATGGGCAAATTACAATTTGTGACTTTATCTGGACAACAGCTGTCATGGAGAACTCAATTGCATTAGTCATTGATGGCTCCAAGATTCTTGTAACCCCTCTTTCTTTATCCTTAATTCCACCTCCTATGTGTTTATTTAGCCTGACATTTCCATCTGCTGTCTGTGAGATGGCTTTCTATACCAATAGTTCTAAGAATTGTCTGGCTGCATCTTTGTCAGATGGTTGTTTGTGTGTTGTGGAGCTTCCTTCATCTGATATGTGGGAAGAAATGGATGGCAAAGAATTTTGTGTTGAAGCCTCCATTTCTGATATAGCATTTGGATCATTCATACATCTAATATGGTTGGACTCACATATTCTCCTTTCTATTTCGCCTAATGGGTTCAGGCATTGCAGTTCCTCTTTTCAAGCTGCATCAAGTGAGGGTGCACTTCATGGTTTCTATATTCAGGAGATTACACTTGAGTGTTCTGAGAATCAAGCCCCAGGTTTAATTACTTGTTCTGGCTGGCATGCTAAAATTTCCTACCAGAATTCCCTAGAAGGGTTTGTGATTGGCATTGCTCCAAATCCTGCTAAAAGATGTTCAGCATTTGTTCAGTTTGATGGTGGAAAAATTGTTGAGTACACTTCAAAAGTAGGCCTAACCAGAGATACTGTAAAACATGATGACATAAACTTTTCATCATCTTGTCCTTGGATGAGTGCGGTTCTGGTTGGTAGTGATGGGCCATTGAAGCCTTTGCTATTTGGACTTGATGATGTTGGTCGGCTGCAAGCTAGTGGGAAAATCATATGCTACAACTGCAGTAGTTTCTCATTTTACTCAAAATTGGGCGACCAAGTGATCTCACATTTGATCCTTGCAACTAAACAAGATTTACTCTTTATTGTAGATATTAGTCATATATTGTGTGGAGAATTAGAGTTGAAGTATGAAAACTTCATGCATGTTGCtaatagaagaaaagaagaagaaagcatTAGCTTTATAAATATTTGGGAAAGAGGTGCCAAAATTGTTGGTGTACTGCATGGAGATGAAGCTGCAGTCATATTACAGACAACCCGGGGAAACCTAGAATGCATCTATCCTAGAAAATTGGTACTATCTTCAATCGTCAATGCGTTGATCCAATGTCGCTTCAGAGATGCATTAGTTATGGTGAGGCGGCATAGGAttgattttaatgttattgttgACCATTGTGGTTGGCAAGAATTTCTCCAATCAGCTTCGGAGTTTGTTAAGCAGGTTAAGAATTTGAGCCACATAACTGATTTTGTTTGTGccattaagaaagaaaatattatacaaactttatacaaaaaatttgaatttctctctgtGCAATGCCATGAGGAGTCTAAAGATGTGCAAGCCAATTTCAGGGATTCCGATGCTAACAAGGTATCTTCAGTCTTGCTGGCCATAAGGAAAGCTCTTGAGGAACAGGTACCAGAAAGTCCAGCCAGGGAACTGTGCATTTTGACTACTCTAGCTCGTAGCGATCCCCCTGCTCTTGAAGAGGCTTTAGAAAGAATAAAAGTTATTCGTGAAACTGAATTATTAGGTTCTAATGACCCAAGGAGAGCGTCTTACCCTTCTGCTGAAGAGGCCTTGAAGCATCTTCTGTGGTTATCAGATCCTGGGGCCGTTTATGAAGCTGCTTTAGGCCTTTATGATTTGAACCTTGCTGCTATTGTAGCATTAAATTCCCAAAGGGACCCAAAGGagtttcttccttttcttcaagGATTGGAACGCATGCCAGCTCTCTTGATGCGCTATAATATTGACCTTAGTTTGCATAGGTTTGAGAATGCTCTTAAACACCTTGTTTCCTTAGGTGATGCTTACTATGCAGATTCTTTGAACCTCATGAAAAAGTATCCTCAACTCTTTCCACTGGGGCTTCAACTGATTACAAATCCTGTCAAGAGAGGACAAGTCCTCGAGGTTTGGGCAGATCATCTTAGTGATGAGAAATGCTTTGAGGATGCTGCTACAACTTATTTATGTTGTACTAGTTTGGAAAAGGCTATGAAGGCATATCGTGCTTGTGGTAATTGGAGCGGGGTACTGACAGTTGCTGGGCTTCTCAAATTGGGAAAAGAGGAGGTAGTACAACTGGCTCATGAACTCTGTGAAGAATTCCAAGCCCTAGGTAAACCAGGGGAAGCTGCCAAAATTGCTTTGGAATATTGTCAGGATGTTAACAGTGggataaatttgttaattagtGCAAGGGACTGGGAGGAAGCTTTGAGGGTTGCTTTCATGCACACGAGAGAAGATTTAATCTCAGAAGTGAAGAATGCATCTCTGGATTGTGCAAACACTATGATTTGTGAATACAAGGAAGGCTTGGAGAAAGTAGGAAAGTACTTGGCCCGCTACTTAGCTGTTCGACAAAGAAGATTACTGCTTGCAGCAAAACTTCAGGCAGAGGATCGAACAGTGCATGATCTTGATGATGATACTGCTTCAGAAACTAGTAGTGCTGTCAGTGGAATGAGTGTGTACACAACAGG GACGAGGAAGGGCTCTGCTGCTTCCACCACCTCAACTGCGGCTAGCAGGGCAAGAGATGCAAGGCGCCAGAGAAACAGAGGGAAAATCCGTCCTGGAAG CCCTGGGGAGGAGTTGGCTCTAGTAGACCATTTGATGGGCATGTCTCTAACAGATGGAGCAAAGAATGAGCTTAGATCATTGTTAGTATCTCTTGTGATGCTTGGGGAAGAGGAAACTGCAAGGAAGCTGCAATGTACAGCTGAGAACTTTCAACTGTCGCAAATGGCAGCACACAAACTAGCTGAAGATACAGTGTCTAGTGATATCGTGAATGAACAAGCTCATAATTTGGAGCGTTACATTAAATTAGTAAGAAGTGAACTGAAAAGTTCAGAGGCCTTTTCGTGGCAATCAAAAGTATTCCGTTCTCCCTGA
- the LOC123227674 gene encoding ras-related protein RABE1c-like, translating to MAVHDFLIKLLLIGDSGVGKSCLLLRFSDGSFTTSFITTIGIDFKIRTIELDGKRIKLQIWDTAGQERFRTITTAYYRGAMGILLVYDVTDEASFNNIRNWIRNIEQHASDNVNKILVGNKADMDESKRAVPTSKGQALADEYGIKFFETSAKTNLNVEEVFFSIAKDIKQRLAESYSKAEPQTIKISQSDWAASGGEAASKSSCCGS from the exons ATGGCTGTACATGATTTTCTCATCAAGCTTCTTTTGATTGGTGACAGCG gTGTGGGCAAGAGTTGTTTGCTTCTGCGGTTTTCTGATGGTTCTTTCACAACTAGTTTTATTACCACTATTGG CATTGATTTTAAGATAAGAACCATTGAACTTGATGGCAAACGGATTAAATTGCAAATCTGGGATACAGCTGGTCAAGAGCGGTTTCGAACCATCACAACAG CTTACTACCGTGGAGCCATGGGGATTCTGCTGGTGTATGATGTTACTGATGAAGCATCTTTCAATA ATATAAGGAACTGGATTCGCAATATTGAACAACATGCTTCTGATAATGTCAATAAGATACTGGTTGGGAACAAGGCTGACATGGATGAAAGCAAAAGG GCTGTGCCTACGTCCAAGGGTCAAGCTCTTGCTGACGAGTATGGCATCAAGTTCTTTGAAACT AGTGCAAAGACTAATTTGAATGTGGAGGAGGTATTCTTTTCAATTGCAAAGGATATAAAGCAAAGGCTTGCAGAATCTTATTCCAAGGCTgag CCTCAGACAATTAAAATAAGCCAATCTGATTGGGCGGCAAGTGGTGGTGAAGCTGCTTCAAAGTCATCTTGCTGTGGTTCATAA
- the LOC123227794 gene encoding elongator complex protein 1 isoform X1 → MKNLKLYSEVSLNLELPSKEETLLFSALDIERNRLFFASSANKIYSSQLSSFQNEGVPAKTSISAEVDQVDLDAGDFITSFDYLMEKEALIVGTSDGLLQLHSMDSNSTEVVGKVEGGVKCISPSPDGDLLAVISGFGQILVMTHDWDLLYENPLEDLPEGVDVCETDFSSTNTSESPISWRGDGKYFATLSNSSSSTSLHKSLKVWERDSGTLQASSEPQVFMGAVLEWMPSGAKIAAVYDRKVENKCPSIVFFERNGLERSSFSINEQIDATVEILKWNCSSDLLAAVIRCGNYDFVKIWFFSNNHWYLKHEVRYLRQAGVRFMWHPTKPLQLICWTLDGQITICDFIWTTAVMENSIALVIDGSKILVTPLSLSLIPPPMCLFSLTFPSAVCEMAFYTNSSKNCLAASLSDGCLCVVELPSSDMWEEMDGKEFCVEASISDIAFGSFIHLIWLDSHILLSISPNGFRHCSSSFQAASSEGALHGFYIQEITLECSENQAPGLITCSGWHAKISYQNSLEGFVIGIAPNPAKRCSAFVQFDGGKIVEYTSKVGLTRDTVKHDDINFSSSCPWMSAVLVGSDGPLKPLLFGLDDVGRLQASGKIICYNCSSFSFYSKLGDQVISHLILATKQDLLFIVDISHILCGELELKYENFMHVANRRKEEESISFINIWERGAKIVGVLHGDEAAVILQTTRGNLECIYPRKLVLSSIVNALIQCRFRDALVMVRRHRIDFNVIVDHCGWQEFLQSASEFVKQVKNLSHITDFVCAIKKENIIQTLYKKFEFLSVQCHEESKDVQANFRDSDANKVSSVLLAIRKALEEQVPESPARELCILTTLARSDPPALEEALERIKVIRETELLGSNDPRRASYPSAEEALKHLLWLSDPGAVYEAALGLYDLNLAAIVALNSQRDPKEFLPFLQGLERMPALLMRYNIDLSLHRFENALKHLVSLGDAYYADSLNLMKKYPQLFPLGLQLITNPVKRGQVLEVWADHLSDEKCFEDAATTYLCCTSLEKAMKAYRACGNWSGVLTVAGLLKLGKEEVVQLAHELCEEFQALGKPGEAAKIALEYCQDVNSGINLLISARDWEEALRVAFMHTREDLISEVKNASLDCANTMICEYKEGLEKVGKYLARYLAVRQRRLLLAAKLQAEDRTVHDLDDDTASETSSAVSGMSVYTTGTRKGSAASTTSTAASRARDARRQRNRGKIRPGSPGEELALVDHLMGMSLTDGAKNELRSLLVSLVMLGEEETARKLQCTAENFQLSQMAAHKLAEDTVSSDIVNEQAHNLERYIKLVRSELKSSEAFSWQSKVFRSP, encoded by the exons ATGAAAAATCTGAAACTCTACTCAGAGGTTTCTCTGAATCTGGAGTTACCATCAAAGGAAGAAACTCTGCTGTTCTCAGCTTTGGACATCGAGCGGAACCGATTATTCTTCGCTTCTTCGGCCAATAAAATTTACAGCTCTCAGCTTTCTTCTTTTCAA AATGAAGGAGTGCCAGCCAAGACCTCAATTTCTGCTGAAGTTGATCAAGTTGATTTGGATGCTGGGGACTTCATTACATCATTTGATTATCTTATGGAGAAAGAAGCACTGATAGTGGGAACTTCTGATGGACTTCTACAGCTGCATTCCATGGATAGTAATTCAACAGAAGTTGTTGGTAAGGTTGAGGGTGGTGTTAAGTGCATATCACCTAGTCCGGATGGAGATCTGCTTGCGGTAATTTCTGGTTTTGGGCAGATCCTAGTGATGACTCATGATTGGGATTTATTGTATGAGAATCCACTGGAGGATCTTCCTGAAGGTGTTGACGTAT GTGAAACTGATTTTTCTTCCACAAATACATCTGAGAGTCCCATTTCATGGCGAGGTGATGGGAAATACTTTGCCACTCTAAGTAATTCAAGCAGTTCTACTTCCTTGCATAAGAGCCTTAAGGTTTGGGAACGAGATTCTGGGACATTGCAAGCTTCTTCAGAACCACAGGTATTCATGGGAGCAGTTTTAGAATGGATGCCCAGTGGAGCAAAAATTGCAGCTGTTTATGACAGAAAAGTGGAAAATAAATGCCCTTCTATAGTTTTCTTTGAGAGGAATGGGTTAGAAAGAAGTTCCTTCAGCATTAACGAGCAAATAGATGCAACTGTAGAAATTTTGAAGTGGAATTGCAGCTCAGATCTTCTTGCAGCTGTTATCAGGTGTGGGAATTATGACTTTGTTAAGATCTGGTTTTTCAGCAACAATCACTGGTATTTAAAGCATGAAGTTAGATACTTGAGGCAGGCTGGCGTGAGGTTCATGTGGCATCCAACAAAGCCATTGCAGTTGATATGTTGGACTCTTGATGGGCAAATTACAATTTGTGACTTTATCTGGACAACAGCTGTCATGGAGAACTCAATTGCATTAGTCATTGATGGCTCCAAGATTCTTGTAACCCCTCTTTCTTTATCCTTAATTCCACCTCCTATGTGTTTATTTAGCCTGACATTTCCATCTGCTGTCTGTGAGATGGCTTTCTATACCAATAGTTCTAAGAATTGTCTGGCTGCATCTTTGTCAGATGGTTGTTTGTGTGTTGTGGAGCTTCCTTCATCTGATATGTGGGAAGAAATGGATGGCAAAGAATTTTGTGTTGAAGCCTCCATTTCTGATATAGCATTTGGATCATTCATACATCTAATATGGTTGGACTCACATATTCTCCTTTCTATTTCGCCTAATGGGTTCAGGCATTGCAGTTCCTCTTTTCAAGCTGCATCAAGTGAGGGTGCACTTCATGGTTTCTATATTCAGGAGATTACACTTGAGTGTTCTGAGAATCAAGCCCCAGGTTTAATTACTTGTTCTGGCTGGCATGCTAAAATTTCCTACCAGAATTCCCTAGAAGGGTTTGTGATTGGCATTGCTCCAAATCCTGCTAAAAGATGTTCAGCATTTGTTCAGTTTGATGGTGGAAAAATTGTTGAGTACACTTCAAAAGTAGGCCTAACCAGAGATACTGTAAAACATGATGACATAAACTTTTCATCATCTTGTCCTTGGATGAGTGCGGTTCTGGTTGGTAGTGATGGGCCATTGAAGCCTTTGCTATTTGGACTTGATGATGTTGGTCGGCTGCAAGCTAGTGGGAAAATCATATGCTACAACTGCAGTAGTTTCTCATTTTACTCAAAATTGGGCGACCAAGTGATCTCACATTTGATCCTTGCAACTAAACAAGATTTACTCTTTATTGTAGATATTAGTCATATATTGTGTGGAGAATTAGAGTTGAAGTATGAAAACTTCATGCATGTTGCtaatagaagaaaagaagaagaaagcatTAGCTTTATAAATATTTGGGAAAGAGGTGCCAAAATTGTTGGTGTACTGCATGGAGATGAAGCTGCAGTCATATTACAGACAACCCGGGGAAACCTAGAATGCATCTATCCTAGAAAATTGGTACTATCTTCAATCGTCAATGCGTTGATCCAATGTCGCTTCAGAGATGCATTAGTTATGGTGAGGCGGCATAGGAttgattttaatgttattgttgACCATTGTGGTTGGCAAGAATTTCTCCAATCAGCTTCGGAGTTTGTTAAGCAGGTTAAGAATTTGAGCCACATAACTGATTTTGTTTGTGccattaagaaagaaaatattatacaaactttatacaaaaaatttgaatttctctctgtGCAATGCCATGAGGAGTCTAAAGATGTGCAAGCCAATTTCAGGGATTCCGATGCTAACAAGGTATCTTCAGTCTTGCTGGCCATAAGGAAAGCTCTTGAGGAACAGGTACCAGAAAGTCCAGCCAGGGAACTGTGCATTTTGACTACTCTAGCTCGTAGCGATCCCCCTGCTCTTGAAGAGGCTTTAGAAAGAATAAAAGTTATTCGTGAAACTGAATTATTAGGTTCTAATGACCCAAGGAGAGCGTCTTACCCTTCTGCTGAAGAGGCCTTGAAGCATCTTCTGTGGTTATCAGATCCTGGGGCCGTTTATGAAGCTGCTTTAGGCCTTTATGATTTGAACCTTGCTGCTATTGTAGCATTAAATTCCCAAAGGGACCCAAAGGagtttcttccttttcttcaagGATTGGAACGCATGCCAGCTCTCTTGATGCGCTATAATATTGACCTTAGTTTGCATAGGTTTGAGAATGCTCTTAAACACCTTGTTTCCTTAGGTGATGCTTACTATGCAGATTCTTTGAACCTCATGAAAAAGTATCCTCAACTCTTTCCACTGGGGCTTCAACTGATTACAAATCCTGTCAAGAGAGGACAAGTCCTCGAGGTTTGGGCAGATCATCTTAGTGATGAGAAATGCTTTGAGGATGCTGCTACAACTTATTTATGTTGTACTAGTTTGGAAAAGGCTATGAAGGCATATCGTGCTTGTGGTAATTGGAGCGGGGTACTGACAGTTGCTGGGCTTCTCAAATTGGGAAAAGAGGAGGTAGTACAACTGGCTCATGAACTCTGTGAAGAATTCCAAGCCCTAGGTAAACCAGGGGAAGCTGCCAAAATTGCTTTGGAATATTGTCAGGATGTTAACAGTGggataaatttgttaattagtGCAAGGGACTGGGAGGAAGCTTTGAGGGTTGCTTTCATGCACACGAGAGAAGATTTAATCTCAGAAGTGAAGAATGCATCTCTGGATTGTGCAAACACTATGATTTGTGAATACAAGGAAGGCTTGGAGAAAGTAGGAAAGTACTTGGCCCGCTACTTAGCTGTTCGACAAAGAAGATTACTGCTTGCAGCAAAACTTCAGGCAGAGGATCGAACAGTGCATGATCTTGATGATGATACTGCTTCAGAAACTAGTAGTGCTGTCAGTGGAATGAGTGTGTACACAACAGG GACGAGGAAGGGCTCTGCTGCTTCCACCACCTCAACTGCGGCTAGCAGGGCAAGAGATGCAAGGCGCCAGAGAAACAGAGGGAAAATCCGTCCTGGAAG CCCTGGGGAGGAGTTGGCTCTAGTAGACCATTTGATGGGCATGTCTCTAACAGATGGAGCAAAGAATGAGCTTAGATCATTGTTAGTATCTCTTGTGATGCTTGGGGAAGAGGAAACTGCAAGGAAGCTGCAATGTACAGCTGAGAACTTTCAACTGTCGCAAATGGCAGCACACAAACTAGCTGAAGATACAGTGTCTAGTGATATCGTGAATGAACAAGCTCATAATTTGGAGCGTTACATTAAATTAGTAAGAAGTGAACTGAAAAGTTCAGAGGCCTTTTCGTGGCAATCAAAAGTATTCCGTTCTCCCTGA